The genomic stretch TCCAAGACCACGTCCAAACCAGCCACCATTACTCATCGCATAGTATGAATGCGCCAATTGGTGTCCTGAGTCAGACAAATCTTTAAATGGGTTATAAAAAGCGCTGAAGCGCTTAGCAACATAACCAAAGACTGGAACTTTACCCATCTTATCAACCCCGACAATAGCAATTATCCCAAGAAAGACTGTTGAGAAAGCTGTAATAGTAGCCAGAATGGCTGAAAACCAGCGATAGCCAACACCACTGACAGAATACATAATCAAACCAGTCAAAACGACAATAGCTGCATTTCCAAGGTCAGGCTGCGCTGCAACCAAAAGAACCATAACTAATGAATACACGCGCCAGTCTTTCAAATCACTAAGCTTGGTTGGCCACCATTTACGCTTAGTCAAAGCCTGATAGTCATATGTCGAAATCAATTCTTGACGTCTTGCAAAAGTAAAGGCTAAGAACCAAACAATGATGATTTTCAAATACTCAGCAGGTTGGAAACTAATAGGACCAATGACAATCCAACCATGGGCACCATTGACGGTCTTAGTGAAGAAACGTGCAATCAACAAGAGTACTACTTCTACCATCATGGTCATTGTCAAAACACGAGAGTTTTTTAAAAAGTTTAATTTCAACTTATATATAAAACCAATTGCAAACAGACTAATTATCCAAAAAACACCTTGGTTCAGCACTGACGCAAATGGGTTCACTCCATACTGAACCAGCGTCGCACTAGTGGTTGAGTAAACAACAATCAGTCCAATTACTGAAAGGATTAAATAAGGCACTAGGATGGAATAATTTAGGAGATGCCTTTTATCAATTTTCATAGAGTCACCTATAATATCTTCGAATTTATCATATAACATTATATCATCTTTCTGGGCTAAAAAAAAGTCAAAGTCTGAGAACTTAATCCCAGACCTTGACCTTGGTTAAACATATCAGCCAGAATTACGTAATCCTGTGGCAATACCGTTAATTGTAGTATGAATGAGTTTTTCGTAATCTTCGTCCAACTCATCATGGCGCAAACGTTTAATTAATTCAATTTGAATGTAGTTCAAAACGTTGAAGTATGGAATACGGTAATCCAAACTTGCGCGAAGTGATGGATTTTCTTCCAACAAGTCATCGTGTTTTTCAATTGCCAAGATAACATCTTTTGTTAATTGCCATTCGTCAAGAATAACATTGAAGACATTACGAACTTCTTCACTTTCTGCCAATTTAGAATATTGGAAAGCAATATTCATATTTGATTTAGACAATACCATGTCAACATTTGAAAGAAGTGAATGGAAGAATGGCCATTTTTCATACATGTGTTGAAGTTTTTCAAGGTTACCTTCTTCAGCATCGATGAAGTGTTTGAAGGCTGAACCAACACCGTACCAACCTGGGAACATGATACGACTTTGTGACCATGAGAATACCCAAGGAATTGCACGAAGACCAGAGATTTCTGTGATTGTCTTACGAGCAGCTGGACGTGAACCAATGTTCAAGCTTGATACTTCTTTAATTGGAGTAGCTTCGAAGAAGTAATCGTAGAAATGTGGATTGCCAAATACCAAATCACGGTAAACGCCATTTGAATATGTCACAATGCCATCCATTGTTTCACGGAAAGTATCGATTTCATCTGGATTTGTAATCATACGAGTAACGATACGGTCAACTGTCGCTGAAAGCAACATTTCAAGGTTGTAGTAAGCAACGTCTTTATTGCCGTATTTGTTTTCGATGATTTCACCTTGTTCTGTCAAACGAATGCGGTCTTTAATAGAACCAAATGGTTGTGATGTGATTGCTTCATATGATGGACCACCACCACGACCGACAGTACCACCACGACCATGGATAAATGTCACTTTAATACCACGTTCTGAACCGATGCGAGTCAATTCATTTTGAGCTTTGTAAAGTGTCCATACAGATGATAAGTAACCACCATCTTTGTTACTATCTGAGTAACCAAGCATGATTTCTTGGTAACCTTTATTAGCAGTAACCCAACGACGAACGATATCATAATCAAGGAATTCTTCCATGATACCACGTGAGTTTTCAAGGTCTTCGATAGTTTCAAAAAGTGGTACGATTTGAACACGCGCTTTTTGGTTATCAAGAAGTCCAACTTCTTTAAGCATGATAGCCAATTCAAACATATCAGAAACACTTTCAGTGTGTGAAATAATGTGTTGTTTGATAACTTCATCACCTAATTTATCTTTAAGGTAACGAGCTGT from Streptococcus ruminicola encodes the following:
- the ftsW gene encoding cell division peptidoglycan polymerase FtsW, translated to MKIDKRHLLNYSILVPYLILSVIGLIVVYSTTSATLVQYGVNPFASVLNQGVFWIISLFAIGFIYKLKLNFLKNSRVLTMTMMVEVVLLLIARFFTKTVNGAHGWIVIGPISFQPAEYLKIIIVWFLAFTFARRQELISTYDYQALTKRKWWPTKLSDLKDWRVYSLVMVLLVAAQPDLGNAAIVVLTGLIMYSVSGVGYRWFSAILATITAFSTVFLGIIAIVGVDKMGKVPVFGYVAKRFSAFYNPFKDLSDSGHQLAHSYYAMSNGGWFGRGLGNSIEKGGYLPEATTDFVFPVVMEELGMIGASLILALLFFLILRIMHVGIKAKNPFNSMIALGTGGMILMQTFVNIGGISGLIPSTGVTFPFLSQGGNSVLVLSVAIGFVLNIDANEKREEIYREAEAELQAKQRLTQIQEEDNVIDLDSFY